The sequence TGGCCCGCTCAAGGCACAGCAGCAGCGCACTCGACAGCGCGTCCTCGGAGACCGTACGGACCTCGTCCACCAGATCGCCGATGATCCCGAACGGCACGTCCCCGGGGCGCCCGACCTTGATCCCGTCGGCCATCGTCGCCGGGTTCTCGACCGACAGCGGACGCCCGGCCGCCAACGAGGGCGGGTACGCGGCGGCGCCCGCCGCCTGCACGCCCACGATCCGCACGTCCGGCCGCAGCGCCTTCACCGCGACCGCGATGCCCGCGGCGAGACCGCCACCGCCGATCCCCACGACGATCGTGCGCACCTCGGGGCACTGCTCCAGGATCTCCAGGCCCACCGTGCCCTGCCCGGCGATGATGTCGGGGTGGTCGAAGGGGTGGATGAACACGGCGCCCGTCTCGGCCGCGTACTCCTGCGCGGCGGCCAGCGTCTCGTCGACCACCGTGCCGTGCGTGCGCACCTCGGCGCCGTAGTGCTTGGTCGCCGCGACCTTCGGCAGCGGGGCGCCCGAGGGCATGAACACCGTGGAGCGCACACCGAGCAGCGAGGAGGCCAGGGCGACGCCCTGCGCGTGGTTGCCGGCACTGGCCGCGACCACTCCGGCGGCCCGTTCCTCGGGAAGGAGCCCGGCGATCCGCACGTACGCGCCGCGCAGTTTGAACGAACCGGTGCGCTGGAGGTTCTCGCACTTGAAGTGGACCGGCGCTCCCACCAGCCCGG is a genomic window of Streptomyces sp. NBC_00414 containing:
- the ilvA gene encoding threonine ammonia-lyase, with the protein product MSYRTADSLPLVTLDDVRGAQKMLSGVARMTAMEGSRHLSGLVGAPVHFKCENLQRTGSFKLRGAYVRIAGLLPEERAAGVVAASAGNHAQGVALASSLLGVRSTVFMPSGAPLPKVAATKHYGAEVRTHGTVVDETLAAAQEYAAETGAVFIHPFDHPDIIAGQGTVGLEILEQCPEVRTIVVGIGGGGLAAGIAVAVKALRPDVRIVGVQAAGAAAYPPSLAAGRPLSVENPATMADGIKVGRPGDVPFGIIGDLVDEVRTVSEDALSSALLLCLERAKLVVEPAGASPVAAIMSEPDAFEGPVVAVLSGGNVDPLLMQRILRHGMAANGRYLAVTLRLTDRPGALATLLGVLSVVDANVLDVSHVRTDPRLGLTEVEVELHLETKGPKHCAEVNSALRRAGYTVID